Genomic window (Daucus carota subsp. sativus chromosome 5, DH1 v3.0, whole genome shotgun sequence):
TTTTAAGTAAATATTTGTACACCACAATCTTTCCTCCTGGTAGGACATAAGCATTGTTCAGATATCTATCCACCACCACAACCTCCCAATCTAATCCCTCCAAATGCCTAGTAGAGAATTTAGTTCGTCGCCACCATGGCACTGCTGCTTCCTTCTCATCAACATCACTAGTGATATTTCTTGAACTGTATTCCAAACCAGTCATCTCTTTGATCTTCAAGTCGCTTTGTAATGCCCTAAGTATCTTGTTTGAGATCGACCTCACGCGTACACTATCAGGGTGATCCTGAGGAAGAACAAAGATTTCTTCCCTCGTTCTAGAAATAAAATTTCCAAAACTTGTGTCCTTGCTAGGTGGAATTAGTACGAAGTGCTTTCGTTTCGAGTAAGGTATAGTTTCCCAACTGCCAATTGTGAAAATGGTAACAATTCCTAAACCAAcgatacaaatttttttatactcTTTAACATGTTTCATAAATCGAGCAAATTTAGAGTAATCCTTGAGTGCTAGGGGAGGTCCTCTATATTTGTGATAATGCCTAACAGCACCAAGTGTCCAAAATCCTATAGCAGCTGATGGAGATTGGACGAGAAAATTACGATAAAGTCTACAGAAATTAGGGGCTGGATTGCTTCCAGGCTTCTTCGAGTCGAAGAGCCTAAATCTTTTTAACCCTTTTAATGGCTCCTCTCTCCTGCATACGAAACGTAAACAGCTTTTTAACCCTTTTACTCAAATTCACATAGAAACCTAAGcaacaaaaaaatcaagaagctAAGAAATAAACAACACAAAGACAAAATGAAAGAGTAGTTAAATCAAACAGTGAGCAACCCCATACTTTACACACAAAATTCAAATGATTCAAACTCACATTTTACAAAGAAAATTCAAATGATTTAAAtcctttgaaataaaaaaagaaaagaaaatatagaTGACTTATTGTTGTCCCAGCCTATCTTCATGTGTTTCAGACTATATACAGAAACTTAATAAAAAACGAATGATTTTTTTGTCCTTAACACTGCttgggatatacaattactatATTAACACATCGAAACAGATAATATAATGAAAACTTTTGTGGCTTAAGATTGCAGTTCAGACAATTTATGAAATAGTTCGGAACTCTATAATGATCGGTCGTACCTTTTGGCGCACCTTTGTAGTCCGTATCGGAGGTGGCGGCGATTGACagattgagacaattaaaatTGTAGAACCCCTAATTTGCAGGGAAAAACCCTAATCTGCTAAGAGGCCACAAAGAGTGAAGAGTATC
Coding sequences:
- the LOC108204145 gene encoding mitochondrial metalloendopeptidase OMA1-like isoform X1, giving the protein MKHVKEYKKICIVGLGIVTIFTIGSWETIPYSKRKHFVLIPPSKDTSFGNFISRTREEIFVLPQDHPDSVRVRSISNKILRALQSDLKIKEMTGLEYSSRNITSDVDEKEAAVPWWRRTKFSTRHLEGLDWEVVVVDRYLNNAYVLPGGKIVVYKYLLKSCKSDDQVAAVIDHEVGHVVARHYAERFTKSLWFAIGLMIIFSGGSGRSPPPHPLGTRKLAELVLNPCSRRVLVHQHMLAKVNFALSLTVLLNGRRGVPDEVEPTLSNQKMTDPFSVLSIGSIITSRTLIFQNTEKILILTRAFSIILRNVTRILA
- the LOC108204145 gene encoding mitochondrial metalloendopeptidase OMA1-like isoform X2, which produces MKHVKEYKKICIVGLGIVTIFTIGSWETIPYSKRKHFVLIPPSKDTSFGNFISRTREEIFVLPQDHPDSVRVRSISNKILRALQSDLKIKEMTGLEYSSRNITSDVDEKEAAVPWWRRTKFSTRHLEGLDWEVVVVDRYLNNAYVLPGGKIVVYKYLLKSCKSDDQVAAVIDHEVGHVVARHYAERFTKSLWFAIGLMIIFSGGSGRSPPPHPLGTRKLAELVLNPCSRSNEKEADYIGLLLMASAGYDPREAPKVFEMLDPPDDSSKSKLKFIRDFFTIILGGHFCRPMLGSFRVLSTALLLW